Genomic segment of Candidatus Methylomirabilota bacterium:
CGAACGCCGACGCGAAAGGAGAGATGCTAGTGCCCCACCAACTATTTCTCACTAGCCCAGATTATTCACATAGAAGTGAATAATCTGCCCTCCGGGCTTCGACTCCGCCCCGCGTTTGTGGGGCGTCGCTCAGGGCTAGCCTTGAGTCCCGCCGCACCGGCGGGATCGAAACCTGCCGGTGCGGCCGAGCCCGCACCTGCAGGCGCATTATTCACGAACGGAGTGTCTTCGTGAATAATGCGGGCTAGCATTCCACGCTGGTGCGGCACTTCCGCTAGTCCCGAAAGCCTTCGGGATTCGGCGCTCGGCGTTCACCTCGCTGAGCACCCTCCAAGCGCAGGGGAGCCTCTCCCCTACAACCCCTCAGTGCCCCTGGCGGAACCCTGAGGTGCTTAGGAAGAGTCAGTTGGAGGGGCACTAGGTATTGCCACGACGAGCTTGAGAGAGCAGCCACCAGAGCCCACCCACCGAACACAGGATTAAGAGGAGGCTCATCATCTGGGCGGCCCGGAAAGGCCCCAACATCAGGCTATCGATCCTGAGCTCTTCAATGAAAAAACGACCGAATGAATAGAGTCCCAGGTAGCTAAGAAACAGGGCCCCTGGGTATGGTTCCAGTCGTTTCCGGAGCAGCAAGAAGAGCAGCCCAAAGACAGCCAGGTTCCAGATGGATTCATAGAGAAAAGTAGGATGGAAGTACTCGAACTCTGCCAGATGAGGCGGCCGGTACCCAGGACCGATATAGAGCCTCCAGGGCAGATCCGTGGGGGTACCAAAGGCCTCCTGGTTGAAGAAGTTTCCCCACCGCCCGATTGCTTGTCCAAGGACGATGCTGGGGGCAACGATGTCCAGGTAAGTGAAGGTCGGGAGGTTCCTCCGCCAGGCCAAGATTCCCCCAACCAAAATCCCGGC
This window contains:
- the lgt gene encoding prolipoprotein diacylglyceryl transferase — protein: MFASPGAIAIQIGPLVIRWYGLLIACAVLIGTLLAQREARRRGEDPEQLINVAVLAIVASLVGARLYYVLFNWDYYGSYPWKIVAIWEGGLAIHGGLFAGILVGGILAWRRNLPTFTYLDIVAPSIVLGQAIGRWGNFFNQEAFGTPTDLPWRLYIGPGYRPPHLAEFEYFHPTFLYESIWNLAVFGLLFLLLRKRLEPYPGALFLSYLGLYSFGRFFIEELRIDSLMLGPFRAAQMMSLLLILCSVGGLWWLLSQARRGNT